One genomic region from Chthonomonas calidirosea T49 encodes:
- the dacB gene encoding D-alanyl-D-alanine carboxypeptidase/D-alanyl-D-alanine endopeptidase: protein MKEKSGFHAARRCNVCLLVLACLSLSTVFGYAQNSDNSDIPLAKTIDSILDAPAFHTAFEGVFIQRLRDRRVLYERNADRVFLPASNNKILTSLAALVELGPTYTYHTTLLAAGHLTRDGVLHGNLIIKGSGDPTLTDADLQKMAEEARKQGLRRVLGTLLYDDSLFDRQWLGDVWAWDDEPYYYSAEISALNVDGNLITVHLMPGKKVGAPVRVEISPIANYVRVENLGVTGPSKSQNTLFCTRLEGRNVLLITGQLPRDIKSSDEPTVRLTIVDPARYTATILLNDLQKEGIHFDHTRLVDISQEPNDAVTLADHTSAPLSTILRLMNKPSNNLIAECLLKTVGAKATGKGTGGIDGSAVQTARHIFQQAGLIMDEIRQADGSGLSRINFVSPHDLVLALSYLAEQPYFDVFYDSLPIAGVDGSLYYRMKGTAAAENCHAKTGYVSQVNTLSGYVTDKDGDRIVFSIMFNNCLAPYSTCTAAQDQIVETLANWSDTKTALKRP, encoded by the coding sequence ATGAAAGAAAAAAGCGGTTTTCATGCTGCCCGCCGTTGCAACGTCTGCCTTCTCGTTCTAGCCTGCCTCAGCCTGTCCACGGTCTTTGGATATGCACAGAATAGCGACAACTCCGACATACCCCTAGCCAAGACCATAGATTCCATTCTTGATGCCCCTGCTTTTCATACGGCGTTCGAGGGAGTATTTATTCAACGGCTTAGAGACCGGCGTGTGCTCTATGAACGTAATGCCGACAGGGTCTTTCTGCCCGCCTCGAATAACAAGATTTTGACATCCCTCGCCGCTCTCGTAGAGCTCGGACCCACCTATACCTATCATACAACCCTGCTCGCTGCCGGACACCTTACCCGCGACGGTGTGCTGCACGGAAACCTCATCATTAAAGGATCGGGAGACCCCACTCTGACCGATGCAGACCTGCAGAAGATGGCAGAGGAAGCGCGGAAACAGGGTTTAAGGCGGGTGCTCGGCACGCTCCTCTATGACGATAGCCTCTTTGATCGGCAATGGCTCGGAGACGTCTGGGCGTGGGACGATGAACCCTACTACTACTCTGCAGAGATCAGTGCATTGAATGTGGATGGTAATCTTATTACCGTGCATCTAATGCCCGGGAAAAAGGTCGGTGCTCCTGTACGCGTTGAAATAAGCCCGATAGCGAACTATGTGCGCGTTGAGAACCTCGGTGTAACAGGCCCATCGAAATCTCAAAACACTCTTTTTTGCACCCGATTAGAAGGACGCAACGTCCTCCTGATCACCGGTCAGCTACCACGAGACATCAAATCGAGTGATGAACCCACCGTTCGACTCACTATAGTAGACCCAGCACGATATACAGCGACTATCCTATTGAATGACCTACAAAAAGAGGGAATCCACTTTGACCATACGCGCCTAGTTGACATCTCTCAGGAGCCAAATGACGCCGTGACTCTCGCCGACCATACCTCTGCACCCCTCTCAACCATTCTCCGCCTCATGAACAAACCAAGCAATAACCTCATTGCCGAGTGCCTTCTAAAGACGGTAGGTGCTAAAGCCACCGGTAAAGGAACCGGTGGCATAGACGGCAGCGCCGTGCAAACGGCACGGCATATCTTCCAACAGGCAGGGCTTATTATGGATGAGATACGCCAAGCCGACGGTTCGGGCCTCTCGCGCATCAACTTCGTCTCACCTCACGATCTTGTCCTTGCGCTCTCCTATCTTGCGGAACAACCCTATTTCGACGTGTTCTACGACTCGCTTCCTATCGCTGGCGTAGATGGTAGTCTCTATTATCGCATGAAGGGAACGGCGGCTGCCGAGAACTGTCATGCCAAAACAGGCTATGTCTCTCAAGTCAATACCCTAAGCGGCTATGTCACGGATAAAGACGGGGATCGCATCGTATTCTCGATCATGTTCAATAACTGCCTAGCCCCCTACTCAACTTGCACCGCCGCTCAAGACCAGATCGTGGAGACACTAGCCAACTGGTCGGATACAAAAACGGCTCTCAAGAGGCCTTAA
- a CDS encoding zinc-binding dehydrogenase has protein sequence MSRRYARALVYPAPNHPPEIRRYPIPDLEPGAVLLRVLASEICGTDVHLFHGRLQGVPYPLIPGHVSVGIVEEKNGAVYDVEGRPINLGDRVTFLDVHATCNNCWYCLVAKATTRCPHRRVYGITYGAEDPPGLAGGWSEYLYLRPNTKLLHLPTEVSAATWMGGGCGLPTATHAIELAQIRLADRVLIQGSGPVGLSCAALALLSGAGWVGVVGAPELRLQLARRFGVDATFNIQTTTLQERQNAIKSLTGNRGPDVVIEASGNPQAILEGCELVRDGGRYVIVGQYTDNGDVLINPHLHINRKHLEIRGCWGSDFSHFYRAIEILKRFESRIHWSHFISRSYQLDEVPNALEDVEQQRVIKALITPNGPIDS, from the coding sequence ATGTCACGACGATACGCACGCGCCCTTGTTTACCCAGCGCCCAATCATCCTCCTGAAATAAGGCGCTACCCTATTCCCGATTTGGAGCCTGGCGCCGTTCTTTTACGTGTGCTTGCATCGGAGATATGTGGAACGGACGTCCATCTGTTTCATGGACGCTTGCAAGGAGTCCCCTACCCGCTTATTCCTGGACATGTCTCCGTTGGCATTGTGGAAGAAAAAAACGGGGCTGTGTATGATGTAGAAGGTCGCCCGATCAATCTAGGCGATCGGGTAACCTTTCTAGATGTGCACGCAACGTGCAACAACTGCTGGTACTGTCTTGTTGCCAAGGCCACCACCCGTTGCCCTCATCGCAGGGTCTATGGGATCACCTATGGGGCAGAAGATCCCCCCGGTCTTGCGGGCGGTTGGTCGGAATATCTATATCTTCGCCCCAACACGAAGCTCCTTCATCTGCCCACGGAAGTCTCCGCAGCCACATGGATGGGCGGTGGGTGCGGCTTGCCGACGGCCACGCATGCCATCGAACTAGCCCAGATTCGCCTCGCCGATCGCGTTCTCATCCAAGGGAGCGGCCCTGTCGGCCTCTCCTGTGCCGCTTTGGCGCTGCTCTCCGGCGCTGGGTGGGTTGGAGTCGTCGGCGCGCCCGAGTTGCGGCTTCAGCTCGCGCGCCGTTTCGGGGTAGATGCGACCTTCAACATCCAAACAACAACGTTACAAGAGCGCCAGAACGCTATCAAAAGCCTGACCGGTAATCGCGGGCCCGATGTCGTTATTGAGGCTAGCGGCAACCCACAAGCTATTCTTGAGGGCTGCGAGCTTGTACGCGATGGTGGGCGGTACGTTATCGTGGGGCAGTACACCGACAACGGCGATGTATTGATCAATCCGCATCTTCACATCAACCGCAAACATCTCGAGATAAGGGGATGCTGGGGCTCGGATTTCTCGCACTTTTATCGCGCCATTGAGATATTAAAGCGCTTTGAAAGCCGAATTCACTGGTCGCACTTCATCTCCAGATCCTACCAACTCGACGAAGTGCCAAACGCCCTCGAGGATGTGGAGCAGCAGCGCGTGATCAAAGCCCTCATCACCCCTAACGGTCCTATAGACTCTTAG
- the metH gene encoding methionine synthase, which yields MTTEEQLHALLKQRILILDGAMGTMIQRHGFEERDYRGERFAHHPVDLKNCNEALMLVRPDVIEEIHWQYLQAGADIIETNTFNANRISLADFQLEDLTTEINHVAVAIARSAVERAKHQNPDRACFIAGAIGPTTRSASVVVDAERPEYRAVTWDELVVAYKEQARALVDAGVDILLCETTFDTLNLKAALFAIQELFDEGLRRVPVMASLFVDLAGGNLSGQTLEAVWYSIMHAPLLSVGLNCSFGPDLMRPFIEELSGLAHIYVSAYPNAGLPNALGGYDLAPDAMAAMLREWAENGWLNIVGGCCGTTPEHIRAIAEAMQGLAPRQPASPSPYTCLSGTRPLVIRPETNFVNIGERTNVTGSPKFAKLILGGQFEEALGVARQQVENGAQMLDVNMDEGLLDGEQAMRTFLTLIQGEPDINVVPIMIDSSKFSVIEAGLKCTPGKSVVNSLSLKEGEEKFKEQARLVRRYGAAVVVMAFDERGQADTFERKIEICARAYRILTQEVGFPPQDIIFDPNVLTIATGIEEHNRYAIDFIEATRWIKANLPGCKVSGGISNISFSFRGNNIVREAMHSAFLYHAIKAGLDMGIVNAGQLAVYEEIPSELLERVEDVLFNRRPDATERLLAYAEEVKGQKSKSLDKEEAWRQGSVEERLAYALLKGVTDYIEADVLEALEKYQRPLAVIEGPLMDGMNVVGDLFGAGKMFLPQVVKSARVMKKAVAVLMPYMEAEKEALRAQGGNVEPQGKIVMATVKGDVHDIGKNIVGVVLSCNNYEVIDLGVMVPSETILRVARETNADIIGLSGLITPSLDEMVHVAKEMEREGFEIPLLIGGATTSRTHTALKIAPVYHGPVIHVLDASRAVGVVSSLLSKEQRDSFLQQVRAEQEQLRNQYAARQTEKRLLPLEEARRRAVPIVWKAEDIPTPEFIGVRVLRDLPLEELVDYIDWSPFFHAWELRGRFPAIFEDPVVGEAARKLYEDARRLLDEIVRNRWLTAHGVYGLFPAWRFGDDVAIYADETRRQEIARFHFLRQQVDKGGDDEEGTINYCLADFVAPAETGLPDHIGAFAVTAGHGLDRLVARFKAEHDDYSAIMAEALADRLVEAFAEYLHKRVRAEWGYGKDENLTNEDLIRERYRGIRPAPGYPACPDHTEKRILFDLLDAERNTGICLTESFAMRPGSSVAGLYFAHPASRYFPVGKIGHDQVVEYAERKGMSVEEVEQWLAPVLGYEPARAKSL from the coding sequence ATGACAACCGAAGAACAGTTGCATGCTCTTTTGAAACAGCGTATCCTTATTCTTGACGGTGCGATGGGCACCATGATACAGCGCCATGGTTTTGAGGAGCGAGACTATAGAGGTGAGCGTTTTGCCCATCATCCTGTTGATCTAAAGAACTGCAATGAGGCCCTGATGCTGGTGCGGCCTGATGTGATCGAGGAGATTCATTGGCAGTATCTGCAGGCCGGCGCGGACATTATCGAGACGAACACATTTAACGCTAATCGCATTAGTCTGGCCGATTTTCAGCTCGAAGACCTAACCACGGAGATCAACCATGTTGCGGTGGCGATCGCCCGTAGCGCCGTGGAGAGGGCAAAGCATCAGAACCCGGATCGCGCCTGCTTTATTGCCGGCGCCATAGGCCCAACAACGCGTAGCGCTTCCGTCGTGGTAGATGCCGAGCGTCCTGAGTATCGTGCCGTTACGTGGGATGAGCTGGTTGTTGCCTATAAAGAGCAGGCGCGCGCCCTCGTGGATGCCGGGGTGGATATCCTCCTCTGCGAGACGACCTTCGACACTTTGAATCTGAAGGCAGCGTTGTTTGCCATCCAAGAGCTTTTCGATGAGGGGCTTCGTCGTGTTCCGGTGATGGCCTCGTTGTTTGTGGACTTGGCGGGCGGCAATCTCTCCGGTCAGACCCTGGAAGCGGTCTGGTACTCCATTATGCATGCTCCCTTGCTAAGCGTGGGCTTGAACTGCTCGTTTGGGCCAGACCTCATGCGGCCTTTCATTGAAGAGCTATCGGGTTTGGCGCATATCTATGTGAGCGCCTATCCCAACGCGGGCCTGCCGAACGCCTTGGGAGGCTATGATCTCGCCCCGGATGCGATGGCGGCCATGCTGAGAGAGTGGGCAGAGAACGGATGGCTTAACATTGTTGGAGGATGCTGTGGAACAACGCCGGAGCATATTCGGGCTATCGCTGAGGCCATGCAGGGGCTCGCGCCTCGTCAACCAGCCTCCCCATCGCCCTACACCTGTCTCAGCGGCACTCGCCCGCTCGTTATTCGGCCCGAGACCAATTTTGTTAACATCGGTGAGCGCACCAATGTAACGGGCTCTCCGAAGTTTGCCAAACTCATTTTGGGAGGGCAGTTTGAGGAGGCCTTGGGCGTGGCTCGCCAGCAAGTTGAGAACGGAGCCCAGATGCTCGACGTCAACATGGATGAGGGGCTGCTTGACGGCGAGCAGGCCATGCGCACCTTCCTTACGCTCATACAGGGAGAGCCGGATATTAACGTGGTGCCGATCATGATTGATAGCTCTAAGTTCTCTGTGATTGAGGCCGGGTTAAAGTGCACACCGGGGAAGAGCGTTGTCAACTCGTTGAGCTTGAAGGAAGGCGAAGAGAAGTTTAAGGAGCAGGCGCGCCTCGTGCGCCGCTATGGGGCCGCAGTCGTGGTTATGGCTTTTGATGAGCGGGGACAAGCGGACACGTTTGAGCGCAAGATCGAGATCTGCGCCCGTGCCTATCGGATTCTGACACAGGAGGTGGGTTTCCCACCCCAGGATATCATCTTCGACCCGAATGTACTGACGATTGCCACGGGGATCGAGGAGCACAACCGCTACGCGATCGATTTCATTGAGGCCACTCGCTGGATAAAAGCGAATCTGCCTGGATGCAAGGTTTCTGGAGGCATCAGCAACATCTCGTTCTCGTTTCGTGGTAACAACATCGTTCGCGAGGCGATGCATAGTGCCTTTCTGTATCATGCCATCAAAGCCGGGCTGGATATGGGCATCGTGAACGCGGGCCAGCTTGCCGTCTATGAGGAGATACCTTCAGAGCTGCTCGAAAGGGTAGAGGATGTGCTGTTCAATCGTCGGCCCGATGCAACCGAACGGCTGCTGGCGTACGCTGAAGAGGTAAAAGGACAAAAATCGAAGAGCCTGGATAAGGAAGAGGCTTGGCGGCAGGGAAGTGTGGAAGAGCGCCTCGCCTACGCGCTGCTGAAAGGGGTAACAGACTATATCGAAGCGGACGTTTTAGAGGCTCTTGAAAAGTATCAGCGTCCGCTCGCCGTGATCGAAGGGCCCCTGATGGATGGGATGAATGTGGTGGGCGACCTGTTTGGGGCTGGAAAGATGTTTTTGCCTCAGGTAGTGAAGAGCGCCCGTGTCATGAAAAAAGCCGTTGCCGTTTTGATGCCCTATATGGAGGCCGAGAAGGAGGCTTTGAGAGCGCAGGGCGGCAATGTCGAGCCCCAGGGCAAGATCGTGATGGCGACGGTGAAAGGAGATGTTCATGACATCGGGAAGAATATTGTGGGCGTTGTGCTGAGTTGCAACAACTATGAGGTGATTGACCTCGGCGTGATGGTGCCATCCGAGACGATTCTGCGGGTCGCTAGAGAGACCAATGCGGACATAATCGGGCTGAGCGGCCTCATTACCCCCTCTTTAGATGAGATGGTGCATGTGGCGAAAGAGATGGAGCGTGAGGGGTTTGAGATACCGCTGCTGATTGGCGGTGCGACGACAAGCCGGACACATACGGCCTTGAAGATCGCCCCCGTATATCATGGCCCTGTTATTCACGTGCTCGATGCCTCTCGCGCTGTGGGTGTGGTAAGCAGCTTGCTGTCCAAAGAGCAACGAGACAGTTTTCTGCAGCAGGTGCGCGCTGAGCAGGAGCAGCTGCGCAATCAATACGCCGCCCGCCAGACGGAGAAGCGGCTGCTGCCCCTTGAGGAGGCGCGTAGAAGGGCCGTTCCGATCGTTTGGAAAGCGGAGGATATTCCCACCCCTGAATTTATTGGAGTGCGTGTGCTGCGCGATCTGCCTTTAGAGGAGTTAGTGGACTATATTGACTGGTCCCCCTTCTTCCATGCTTGGGAGTTGCGGGGGCGCTTCCCTGCCATCTTCGAGGACCCTGTGGTCGGCGAAGCCGCACGGAAGCTCTATGAAGATGCGCGTCGTCTTCTTGATGAGATCGTCCGAAATAGGTGGTTGACCGCACATGGGGTTTATGGACTTTTTCCGGCCTGGCGATTCGGGGATGATGTGGCCATTTATGCCGATGAGACGCGCCGTCAGGAGATCGCTCGATTCCACTTCCTGCGTCAGCAAGTAGATAAGGGAGGCGATGACGAGGAGGGGACCATCAACTACTGTCTTGCCGACTTTGTGGCCCCCGCGGAGACCGGTTTGCCCGATCACATCGGCGCCTTCGCCGTGACCGCTGGGCATGGCTTAGATAGGCTTGTGGCACGCTTTAAGGCGGAGCATGATGACTATAGTGCCATCATGGCGGAGGCGTTGGCCGACCGACTTGTGGAGGCCTTCGCAGAATATCTGCATAAGCGTGTGCGAGCGGAATGGGGCTATGGCAAAGACGAAAACTTGACCAATGAAGACCTGATTCGCGAACGATATCGCGGCATCCGGCCGGCCCCCGGCTATCCGGCTTGTCCCGATCACACCGAGAAGCGCATCCTGTTCGATCTGCTCGATGCCGAAAGAAACACGGGCATCTGCCTCACTGAAAGTTTCGCGATGCGGCCGGGGAGTTCCGTCGCAGGGCTTTACTTCGCCCATCCGGCCTCCCGCTATTTCCCGGTTGGCAAAATTGGGCATGATCAGGTGGTAGAGTACGCCGAGCGTAAAGGAATGTCCGTTGAGGAGGTGGAGCAGTGGTTGGCGCCCGTGCTCGGCTACGAGCCTGCTCGCGCTAAGAGTCTATAG
- a CDS encoding SDR family NAD(P)-dependent oxidoreductase: MLLEGKVALVTGGARGIGAAIVRVLAREGAAVAINYAHSGEQAKALAQRIVEGGGKALPYAADVRDAEAVRRMIAQIRDDFGRLDAVVNNAIAGRQHGALTEASDEDFRTAFDFGCMAIIHMIRAVRPVMREQGGGRIINIVTELWNLAPEEWSVYMAGKGAMVGISRSLARELGPDNITVNMVAPGWMADEKVDTESEGSKNFARSLPLRRHGSAEEIGNACAFLMSDLASYITGAYIPVTGGRVTQVGL, translated from the coding sequence ATGTTATTAGAGGGTAAGGTGGCTTTAGTCACCGGAGGTGCGCGCGGGATTGGCGCGGCCATTGTGCGCGTTTTAGCCCGGGAGGGGGCGGCGGTGGCCATCAACTATGCGCATAGTGGCGAGCAGGCGAAAGCGTTGGCACAGCGCATCGTTGAGGGAGGAGGAAAGGCCCTCCCTTATGCCGCCGATGTTCGTGATGCGGAGGCCGTGCGACGCATGATCGCTCAAATTCGGGACGACTTCGGCCGCCTAGATGCCGTGGTGAACAACGCCATTGCCGGCCGACAGCACGGGGCGTTGACGGAGGCGAGCGATGAGGATTTCCGGACGGCGTTTGATTTCGGCTGCATGGCCATTATTCACATGATACGAGCCGTGCGCCCCGTGATGCGCGAGCAGGGAGGTGGGCGGATTATCAATATTGTGACCGAGCTGTGGAACCTAGCACCGGAGGAGTGGTCGGTCTACATGGCGGGCAAGGGAGCCATGGTGGGCATTTCGCGCTCCCTAGCACGCGAGCTAGGGCCAGACAATATAACCGTGAACATGGTGGCCCCTGGTTGGATGGCGGATGAGAAGGTGGATACGGAGTCGGAGGGCTCAAAAAACTTCGCGCGCTCTTTGCCTTTACGCCGTCATGGCAGCGCCGAGGAGATAGGAAACGCGTGTGCCTTTTTGATGAGCGACTTGGCTAGCTATATTACCGGTGCCTACATCCCCGTGACGGGCGGGCGTGTGACTCAGGTAGGGCTTTAG
- the mutL gene encoding DNA mismatch repair endonuclease MutL produces the protein MAVDRVRLLDENTANRIAAGEVVERPASVVKELVENAIDAEATHISIEIADGGREAIVVSDNGCGMTRNDAILALQRHATSKIRSADDLFAIQSLGFRGEALPSIASVSLLELTTKPKDEEVGVRIEVKGGEIVSVEEAAVRDGTTVNVRHLFFNTPARLHFLKSVPTELARALDVVGQHAIAQPHIAFRVRSDDHEVFSTPGTGETLPALAAVWGRDITKKLIPLEYVGTSVKVTGFVATPDCTRPGRSHELFFVNRRPVKSRIIGHALEEAMRTLTPESRFPIAAIFIELDPSLVDVNVHPTKAEVKFRREGEVHHAVSQSVKGALKAYGIKPHPRISVPPQTGPQVFGKSLFGNFSFLPSESREAVAQGGRSQQADENDPFASIPFGNEKDGAGVEEAFVPQLPERPKPFAEQLREFRVLGQYVNTYIIAATPDGIAIVDQHVAHERVLYERLTVQHKSEGMPMQRLEPPLTLQLGRREALLLAEHYRSFAPAGWEIEPFGKESFVVRAIPALLARKPYEQILRDMIDELVNQSISKRLLVQQDHVTITNACKMAVKAGDPLTMEEMTALLNQLAETENPYLCPHGRPIIVMVTLREIETQFKRA, from the coding sequence ATGGCAGTTGATCGGGTGCGTTTGCTAGACGAAAACACGGCTAACCGCATAGCGGCCGGCGAGGTTGTTGAGCGGCCGGCCTCCGTTGTGAAAGAGCTTGTGGAAAATGCGATTGACGCCGAGGCCACGCATATCTCTATTGAGATCGCCGATGGGGGACGCGAAGCGATCGTGGTCTCGGATAACGGTTGTGGAATGACACGTAACGACGCTATCTTGGCGCTTCAGCGCCATGCGACCAGTAAGATCCGTTCTGCAGACGATCTTTTCGCCATTCAGAGCTTGGGGTTTCGGGGAGAGGCGCTGCCCTCCATCGCCTCCGTGTCCTTGCTGGAGTTGACGACGAAGCCGAAAGATGAGGAGGTGGGGGTGCGTATTGAGGTTAAAGGTGGCGAGATCGTTTCGGTTGAGGAGGCCGCTGTTCGCGATGGTACCACGGTGAATGTAAGGCACCTTTTCTTCAACACACCCGCAAGGCTGCATTTTCTCAAATCTGTGCCCACAGAGCTCGCTCGCGCCCTGGATGTGGTAGGGCAGCATGCGATTGCTCAGCCTCACATCGCCTTTCGCGTACGTAGCGACGATCATGAGGTGTTTTCAACGCCGGGCACCGGGGAGACCCTGCCGGCTCTCGCGGCCGTTTGGGGGCGGGACATTACCAAAAAACTGATTCCGCTGGAATATGTGGGGACGTCGGTTAAGGTGACCGGCTTTGTCGCCACACCGGACTGCACGCGTCCTGGCCGGAGCCACGAGCTTTTCTTTGTGAACCGCCGTCCTGTTAAAAGCCGTATCATCGGCCATGCGCTGGAGGAAGCGATGCGCACGCTCACGCCCGAATCGCGTTTTCCTATCGCCGCCATTTTTATTGAACTAGACCCTAGTTTGGTGGATGTGAACGTCCATCCCACAAAAGCCGAGGTGAAGTTCCGTCGGGAGGGAGAGGTTCACCATGCCGTGAGCCAAAGCGTTAAGGGGGCGCTAAAGGCCTATGGAATCAAACCTCATCCGAGAATCTCGGTTCCACCGCAAACCGGGCCTCAGGTGTTCGGGAAGTCGCTTTTTGGAAACTTCTCCTTCCTGCCCTCAGAATCGAGGGAGGCGGTGGCACAGGGTGGGAGATCGCAGCAGGCCGATGAAAACGATCCTTTTGCCAGCATCCCGTTTGGCAATGAAAAGGATGGCGCGGGTGTTGAGGAGGCGTTTGTTCCCCAACTTCCCGAGCGTCCCAAGCCCTTCGCCGAACAGTTACGCGAGTTTCGGGTTCTGGGACAATACGTGAATACTTACATTATTGCGGCAACCCCAGACGGCATTGCCATTGTCGATCAACATGTGGCCCATGAACGCGTTCTTTATGAGCGTCTTACCGTTCAACATAAGTCGGAAGGGATGCCTATGCAGCGCCTTGAGCCGCCTTTAACGCTGCAGTTAGGGCGTCGTGAGGCCTTGCTGCTCGCCGAACACTATCGTTCGTTTGCACCGGCCGGCTGGGAGATCGAGCCGTTTGGCAAAGAGAGTTTCGTGGTGCGCGCCATACCCGCTCTGCTGGCACGAAAGCCCTACGAGCAGATTTTAAGAGATATGATAGATGAGTTGGTAAATCAGTCTATTTCGAAGCGGCTGCTTGTCCAACAAGACCATGTCACGATAACGAACGCGTGTAAAATGGCGGTCAAGGCGGGAGATCCTCTTACGATGGAGGAGATGACGGCCCTCCTGAACCAACTGGCGGAGACCGAGAACCCCTATTTATGTCCTCACGGCCGGCCTATTATCGTGATGGTGACCCTTCGAGAGATAGAGACACAGTTTAAACGAGCATAA
- a CDS encoding type IV pilus twitching motility protein PilT produces the protein MSLSLDEMLLWAGGKGASDLFIRADTPPYIRLNGLIAPTEFPVLSANQIRELVYAKLTERQRREFENTHEMDAAFSVGEDIRIRMNVYFQRGEIAAALRIIPTRIRSLEELGIPPKVKEFTMHRDGLVLVTGPTGSGKTTTLAAMIDLINNSRRVHIVTIEDPIEFVHKDKMAIISQREVGIDTESFNEALRHVLRQAPDVILIGEMRDLETMNVALQAAETGHLVFATVHTASAAETLDRLSNMFQPHERPLLWLRLSVSLRGVVSQKLLPRADGTGRIAATEVMDVTPTIAKLLEEGRSDEIYNAIRQAGMEAYWGMQTMNQCLLRYFKAGLITEQDALANAGNYTELRQMIRMAINRGEIKPQQTGTHAQRR, from the coding sequence ATGAGCCTAAGTCTTGACGAGATGCTCCTTTGGGCAGGAGGTAAGGGAGCGTCAGACCTCTTTATACGAGCAGATACCCCCCCGTACATTCGCCTGAACGGCCTGATCGCCCCCACAGAATTCCCGGTGCTATCGGCAAACCAGATCCGCGAGCTTGTCTACGCCAAGCTAACGGAGCGTCAGCGCCGTGAGTTTGAGAATACCCATGAAATGGATGCCGCCTTCTCCGTGGGAGAGGACATTCGCATCCGTATGAACGTCTATTTTCAGCGCGGGGAGATCGCCGCAGCCCTACGCATTATTCCCACCCGCATCCGATCTTTAGAGGAGTTAGGTATCCCTCCGAAAGTAAAAGAGTTCACAATGCACCGAGATGGCCTTGTGCTCGTTACAGGGCCTACCGGCAGTGGAAAAACAACCACCCTGGCGGCCATGATCGATCTCATCAACAATAGCCGTCGGGTGCATATCGTCACCATTGAAGACCCCATTGAGTTTGTCCATAAGGATAAAATGGCGATTATTAGCCAACGGGAAGTAGGTATTGACACGGAAAGCTTCAACGAAGCGCTGCGCCACGTCCTACGTCAAGCGCCCGATGTCATCCTCATCGGCGAGATGCGCGATCTGGAGACCATGAACGTGGCGCTACAGGCGGCCGAAACAGGCCACCTGGTGTTTGCAACGGTTCATACGGCGAGCGCTGCAGAAACCCTCGACCGCCTCTCGAATATGTTCCAACCCCACGAGCGCCCGCTCCTTTGGCTGCGGCTTTCCGTCTCCTTAAGAGGTGTCGTCTCTCAAAAGCTGCTTCCCCGTGCGGACGGCACCGGTCGTATTGCGGCCACCGAGGTGATGGACGTTACGCCGACCATCGCGAAGCTCCTTGAAGAGGGCCGCTCCGACGAGATCTATAACGCCATCCGGCAGGCCGGTATGGAGGCCTACTGGGGCATGCAGACGATGAACCAGTGCCTACTCCGCTACTTTAAAGCGGGGCTAATCACAGAACAGGACGCCCTCGCGAACGCGGGGAACTACACCGAGCTCCGCCAAATGATCCGCATGGCCATCAACCGAGGCGAGATCAAACCGCAGCAAACGGGTACCCACGCGCAACGGCGCTAG